A genomic stretch from Flavobacterium nitratireducens includes:
- a CDS encoding biotin-dependent carboxyltransferase family protein: MIQVLQSGIQTSIQDLGRWGSQSFGIAVGGSLCQYSTSIANVLVGNETGTPVLEIVQSPHQFLFEKEALISFSGGGLIPKVNGNEIPLNQPHFIKAGSLLEIKKPSAGFRLYMAIAGGFRADEFLNSYATHFATKKGGFQGRAIQKGDNLSILKEPSPIAQNIIQSLKQGAYFKINGAAFTLPISNEIRVTTGVDFDLLTNKSQQTLIKKPFSISNNSNRMGYRLDGTALETKENIEMISSAVAKGTIQLLPDGQLIALMPDCQTVGGYPKIAHIITTDISKCAQLKPSESIFFSIVSLAEAEKLLEKQNQQIKLLETLIQQHFS, from the coding sequence ATGATACAAGTATTACAATCCGGTATCCAAACCAGCATTCAGGATTTAGGTCGTTGGGGCTCCCAGTCTTTCGGGATTGCTGTGGGGGGAAGTTTGTGTCAATATTCTACTTCCATCGCTAATGTTTTGGTAGGAAATGAAACTGGGACTCCTGTTTTAGAAATCGTCCAATCACCACACCAATTTTTATTTGAAAAAGAAGCTTTAATTAGTTTCTCGGGTGGCGGACTAATTCCAAAGGTGAATGGAAACGAAATTCCATTGAACCAACCCCATTTTATCAAAGCGGGTTCTTTATTGGAAATTAAAAAACCAAGCGCTGGATTTCGGCTTTATATGGCAATAGCCGGTGGATTTCGAGCCGATGAATTCCTAAACAGTTATGCGACTCATTTTGCAACAAAAAAAGGAGGTTTTCAGGGACGTGCTATTCAAAAAGGAGACAATCTAAGTATTTTGAAAGAACCAAGTCCAATTGCTCAAAATATTATACAAAGTTTAAAACAAGGAGCGTACTTCAAAATTAACGGAGCGGCTTTTACCTTGCCCATTTCAAATGAAATTAGAGTTACAACAGGAGTTGATTTTGATTTACTTACCAATAAATCACAACAAACTTTAATTAAGAAACCATTCTCCATTTCTAATAATTCCAATCGAATGGGTTATCGCCTTGACGGAACAGCTTTAGAAACAAAAGAAAATATTGAGATGATTTCTTCGGCCGTAGCCAAAGGAACCATTCAATTACTTCCCGATGGTCAATTGATTGCTTTGATGCCTGATTGTCAAACCGTAGGAGGTTATCCAAAAATTGCACATATTATCACAACTGATATTTCTAAATGTGCCCAATTAAAACCTAGTGAATCTATTTTCTTTTCGATTGTTTCTTTGGCGGAAGCCGAAAAATTACTAGAAAAACAAAACCAACAAATTAAACTTTTAGAAACCCTTATTCAGCAACATTTTTCATGA
- a CDS encoding LamB/YcsF family protein produces MKNYIDINCDLGEGIGNEKELLPFISSANIACGYHAGDENTMKKTIELCLEYGIAIGAHPSFPDRANFGRTNMNLPSEELHKIMLDQIHTISNIAASFGTKLQHVKPHGALYNMAAKDFELAYTLTQSVKEIDAQLSFFGLPNSEMEKASNKSGIHFIGEAFADRTYQNDGTLTPRTNSNALIETETEAIEQVLQIIQTETVTSVIGNQIPLLAETICIHGDGKHAVLFAKSLHDKLTQNNIQIKPLR; encoded by the coding sequence ATGAAAAACTATATCGATATCAATTGTGATTTAGGCGAAGGAATAGGCAACGAAAAAGAGCTACTTCCTTTTATCAGTTCCGCCAATATTGCCTGCGGTTACCATGCCGGTGATGAAAATACTATGAAAAAAACTATTGAACTTTGCTTGGAATATGGTATTGCGATTGGCGCGCATCCTTCTTTTCCCGACAGAGCCAATTTTGGAAGAACCAATATGAATCTTCCTTCCGAAGAGCTACACAAAATAATGCTGGACCAAATTCATACTATCTCGAATATTGCAGCCAGTTTTGGAACAAAGTTACAACATGTAAAACCTCATGGGGCTTTGTATAATATGGCCGCAAAAGATTTTGAACTAGCTTACACGCTTACCCAATCTGTAAAAGAAATAGATGCTCAATTAAGTTTTTTTGGTTTACCAAATTCTGAAATGGAAAAAGCAAGTAACAAATCGGGGATTCATTTTATCGGAGAAGCATTTGCCGACCGAACTTACCAAAACGACGGAACTCTGACACCAAGAACTAATTCTAATGCACTAATAGAAACGGAAACGGAAGCTATCGAACAAGTACTTCAAATCATACAAACCGAAACGGTAACAAGTGTTATAGGTAACCAAATTCCTTTGCTAGCCGAAACCATTTGCATACATGGCGATGGAAAACATGCGGTGCTCTTTGCTAAATCACTACATGATAAACTGACTCAAAACAACATCCAAATTAAACCATTACGATAA
- a CDS encoding NRAMP family divalent metal transporter, protein MKKTFDKKALLGAAFLMATSAIGPGFLTQTTNYTKEFLASCGAIILISVLIDIFSQLNVWRIITVSGKKVSVIANEMQSGTGHFLTLLVVLGGLAFNIGNIAGAGLGVNVLFGISVQQGAAISALIAVFIFLMKEASKAMDWFVKILGITMIGITCYIAFITNPPIKEVIIRSVFPEKLSWTAIVTLVGGTVGGYITFAGAHRLLDSGITGIDNQKEVSRSSVTAILLASVMRVMLFLAALGVIIKGASLSADNPAASVYEFAAGKIGYKIFGLVIWAASITSVVGSAYTSISFFKTLKPSLEKKSNIHIVVFILISTFIFVL, encoded by the coding sequence ATGAAAAAAACATTTGATAAAAAAGCATTACTAGGTGCGGCTTTCCTAATGGCTACATCAGCGATTGGTCCAGGCTTTTTAACACAAACCACTAATTATACCAAAGAATTTTTAGCGAGTTGTGGGGCTATTATTTTGATTTCCGTACTCATTGATATTTTCTCTCAATTAAACGTTTGGAGAATTATAACCGTTAGCGGTAAAAAAGTATCTGTAATTGCTAATGAAATGCAATCAGGTACGGGACATTTCCTGACGCTTTTAGTGGTACTAGGAGGATTAGCCTTTAACATTGGAAACATTGCCGGAGCAGGATTGGGAGTGAATGTTCTTTTTGGCATTAGCGTTCAACAAGGAGCCGCCATAAGTGCTTTAATAGCCGTTTTTATTTTCCTGATGAAAGAAGCTTCAAAAGCTATGGATTGGTTTGTAAAAATACTGGGAATTACCATGATTGGAATTACTTGCTACATTGCCTTCATTACAAATCCACCTATCAAAGAAGTCATTATTCGTTCTGTATTTCCTGAAAAATTGAGTTGGACCGCTATTGTAACACTCGTGGGTGGTACAGTGGGTGGTTATATTACTTTTGCAGGAGCGCACCGATTATTAGATTCAGGTATTACGGGGATTGACAATCAAAAAGAAGTAAGCAGAAGTTCCGTAACCGCTATCTTATTAGCGTCGGTAATGCGAGTAATGCTTTTCCTTGCTGCATTAGGTGTGATTATAAAAGGTGCTTCGCTTAGCGCTGACAATCCTGCCGCTTCGGTATATGAATTTGCAGCCGGAAAAATTGGTTATAAAATTTTCGGATTGGTTATTTGGGCGGCATCAATTACATCAGTTGTAGGTTCAGCGTATACTTCTATTTCTTTTTTCAAAACCTTAAAACCTTCATTGGAAAAGAAAAGTAATATTCATATTGTGGTGTTCATTTTGATATCTACCTTCATTTTTGTGTTGTAG
- the radC gene encoding RadC family protein: MENSHFPIRNWSEDDKPREKLMLKGKSALSDAELIAILIGSGSRNESAVDLSKRILSSVANNLNALGKLSMSQLLNFKGIGEAKAISIMAAMELGRRRRAEEAVELTKITSSKSVFEMMQPIIGELPHEEFWILYLNNSNKVISKAQLSVGGITGTLVDVRLVFKMALEKGATALILCHNHPSGTLIPSDADKQITKKLKMAGDSLEIKVLDHLIVTETKYFSFVDEGMF; the protein is encoded by the coding sequence ATGGAAAACAGTCATTTCCCCATTAGAAATTGGTCTGAAGATGATAAGCCGAGAGAAAAATTAATGCTCAAAGGTAAGAGTGCTTTAAGTGATGCCGAATTAATTGCGATTTTGATTGGCTCAGGAAGCAGGAACGAATCGGCTGTGGATTTAAGCAAAAGGATTTTATCCAGTGTAGCCAATAATTTGAATGCTTTAGGAAAATTATCGATGTCTCAGTTGTTGAATTTCAAAGGAATAGGCGAGGCCAAAGCCATTTCAATTATGGCTGCTATGGAACTCGGAAGAAGGAGAAGGGCAGAGGAAGCCGTCGAATTGACTAAAATTACTTCCAGCAAATCAGTATTTGAAATGATGCAGCCTATAATTGGCGAATTGCCACACGAAGAATTTTGGATTTTATATTTGAATAATTCTAATAAAGTAATTTCAAAAGCGCAGTTGAGTGTAGGTGGAATTACCGGAACCCTAGTTGATGTCCGATTGGTTTTTAAAATGGCACTGGAAAAAGGAGCCACGGCTTTGATTTTGTGTCATAATCATCCATCAGGAACTTTGATTCCTAGTGATGCCGATAAACAAATTACTAAGAAGTTAAAAATGGCTGGTGATAGTTTAGAAATAAAAGTATTGGATCATTTGATTGTAACTGAGACAAAATATTTTAGTTTTGTAGATGAAGGCATGTTTTAA
- a CDS encoding GIY-YIG nuclease family protein, with amino-acid sequence MIEYTEGIYTYYVYILTNKNRTVLYTGVTNNLKLRLKQHETKLNPNSFTAKYNAHFLIYFEKFSWIQLAIGREKEIKNLSREKKLNLIKEINPNLEFWNNHFEL; translated from the coding sequence ATGATTGAGTACACCGAAGGAATTTATACTTATTACGTTTATATTTTAACTAATAAAAACAGAACAGTTTTATATACTGGTGTTACTAATAATTTAAAATTAAGACTTAAGCAACATGAAACTAAGTTAAATCCAAATAGTTTTACAGCTAAATACAATGCTCATTTTTTAATTTATTTTGAAAAATTCAGTTGGATTCAATTAGCTATTGGACGAGAAAAAGAAATAAAGAATCTTTCCAGAGAAAAGAAATTAAATTTGATTAAAGAAATAAATCCAAACTTAGAGTTTTGGAATAATCATTTTGAATTATAG
- a CDS encoding tetratricopeptide repeat protein, protein MKRIWLLFLVVPLMVFSQSDFERAQQLFKEGKWEPSKVLFEKIVQTNPSNVKVLEYLGDIAGYQKSWDDALQYYGKLKRIKPNDADYCFKYGGALGMKALEVNKFKALGMIDEVRSNFEKAIQLNPKHIEARWALIELNLKLPGILGGSEKKAIQYSNELMQISPVDGYLSRGHIEEHFNRYSKAEQQYKKAISIGNSKKTYQKLANLYANKMKSPDKAKSILDEYKKRYDN, encoded by the coding sequence ATGAAAAGAATTTGGTTACTTTTTTTGGTGGTTCCTCTTATGGTTTTTTCTCAATCTGATTTTGAGAGAGCTCAACAATTGTTTAAAGAAGGAAAATGGGAGCCTTCTAAAGTTCTTTTTGAAAAAATAGTACAAACCAATCCTTCTAATGTTAAGGTTTTGGAATATTTAGGGGATATTGCTGGCTATCAAAAATCATGGGACGACGCCTTACAGTATTATGGTAAGTTAAAACGAATAAAGCCCAATGATGCTGATTATTGTTTTAAATACGGTGGTGCTTTAGGAATGAAGGCGCTCGAAGTCAATAAATTCAAAGCCTTGGGGATGATTGATGAGGTTCGGTCTAATTTTGAAAAGGCGATACAACTAAATCCCAAACACATTGAAGCTAGGTGGGCATTAATAGAATTAAACTTAAAGTTGCCAGGTATTTTGGGTGGAAGCGAAAAAAAAGCAATTCAATATTCCAATGAATTAATGCAAATTTCTCCTGTTGATGGTTATTTGTCAAGAGGTCATATTGAGGAACATTTTAATCGATATTCTAAGGCAGAACAACAATACAAAAAAGCTATTTCAATAGGGAATTCTAAAAAGACTTATCAAAAACTGGCTAATTTATATGCCAATAAAATGAAATCTCCTGATAAGGCAAAATCGATTTTGGATGAATATAAAAAGAGATACGATAATTAA
- a CDS encoding glycosyltransferase family protein produces MHYSKCGGLNYWEITKNIRPRQIYKDADALPLKKYDVIINDFDSITSLACKMQKVHSVQLGHQASFISQATPRPEKKSLMGEMILKHYATAPKNIGLHFEKYDSFILPPIIKDEIVQATPTNLKHITVYLPSFDKDCLEKAFNKVSDVHFHWFLQGIEFKHTIGNITYFPVNQKKFNESLISCEGIITGGGFETPAEALYLGKKILSIPIKSHYEQECNAAALKKMGVPVVYEVGKNFNEIIEKWLNLTIDYPKMQANNIPETLQYMFDTYRE; encoded by the coding sequence TTGCATTATAGCAAATGTGGCGGTTTAAATTATTGGGAAATAACCAAAAATATCCGTCCGCGCCAAATTTACAAAGATGCCGATGCACTGCCTTTAAAAAAATATGATGTAATCATTAACGACTTTGATTCAATTACTTCATTGGCTTGTAAAATGCAAAAAGTACATTCGGTACAACTAGGACATCAGGCTAGTTTTATTTCACAAGCAACACCTCGACCAGAAAAGAAAAGTTTAATGGGCGAAATGATTTTAAAACATTATGCTACTGCTCCAAAAAACATAGGGTTACATTTTGAAAAATATGATTCCTTTATTCTTCCTCCGATTATCAAAGATGAAATTGTACAAGCAACGCCTACTAATTTAAAACACATCACCGTTTACCTACCTTCATTTGATAAAGATTGTCTAGAAAAAGCCTTTAATAAAGTTTCGGACGTACATTTTCACTGGTTTTTGCAAGGTATTGAATTTAAACATACTATTGGAAATATTACTTATTTCCCTGTGAATCAAAAGAAATTCAATGAGAGTTTAATTTCGTGCGAAGGGATTATTACAGGTGGAGGATTTGAAACACCTGCCGAAGCCTTGTATCTAGGTAAAAAAATCCTTTCTATACCAATTAAAAGTCATTACGAACAAGAATGTAATGCCGCAGCGCTAAAAAAAATGGGAGTACCAGTTGTATATGAAGTAGGGAAAAATTTCAACGAAATAATTGAAAAATGGCTCAATCTTACAATTGATTATCCTAAAATGCAAGCCAATAACATTCCGGAAACTTTGCAATATATGTTTGATACGTATAGGGAGTAA
- the obgE gene encoding GTPase ObgE has translation MTEGNFVDYVKIFVSSGKGGKGSTHLHREKFIEKGGPDGGDGGRGGHIYIVGNKGLWTLFHLKFARHIKAGHGGDGGGDRSTGADGDDKYIEVPLGTVVKDKETGEVLFEITEDGERKILAKGGKGGLGNWHFRSSTNQTPRYAQPGLPGVEMDVILELKVLADVGLVGFPNAGKSTLLSVLTSAKPKIADYPFTTLKPNLGIVAYRDFQSFVIADIPGIIEGAAEGKGLGHYFLRHIERNSTLLFMVPVDTPDIKAEYDILVNELTKYNPEMLDKERLLIITKCDMLDDELRAELKVELDEAFKDVPYLFISSVAQQGLTELKDKLWKMLNE, from the coding sequence ATGACAGAGGGGAATTTTGTAGATTACGTAAAAATATTTGTTTCTTCCGGAAAAGGAGGAAAAGGTTCTACGCATTTACATAGAGAAAAATTTATTGAAAAAGGGGGGCCAGATGGTGGTGATGGTGGTCGTGGAGGTCATATTTATATTGTGGGTAATAAAGGTCTTTGGACTTTATTCCACTTGAAATTTGCCCGTCACATTAAAGCGGGTCACGGCGGTGATGGAGGAGGAGACCGAAGTACAGGTGCAGATGGAGATGATAAATATATCGAAGTGCCATTAGGAACGGTTGTGAAAGATAAAGAAACCGGAGAGGTTTTATTTGAAATTACTGAGGACGGAGAACGTAAAATTTTAGCTAAAGGCGGAAAAGGAGGATTAGGAAACTGGCATTTTAGAAGTTCTACTAATCAAACCCCTCGTTACGCCCAGCCTGGATTACCAGGTGTTGAAATGGACGTGATTTTAGAATTGAAAGTTTTGGCAGATGTTGGTTTAGTAGGTTTTCCTAATGCAGGAAAATCAACTTTGCTATCTGTATTGACTTCTGCAAAACCTAAAATTGCCGATTATCCGTTTACGACTTTAAAACCAAATTTAGGAATTGTTGCCTACAGAGATTTTCAATCTTTTGTAATTGCAGATATTCCTGGAATTATTGAAGGTGCTGCCGAAGGAAAAGGCTTAGGACATTATTTCTTGCGTCATATTGAGCGAAATTCAACTTTGCTTTTCATGGTGCCAGTTGATACACCTGACATCAAAGCAGAATATGATATTTTGGTTAATGAATTGACCAAATACAATCCAGAAATGTTAGACAAAGAACGTTTGTTGATTATCACCAAATGTGATATGCTGGATGATGAATTAAGAGCTGAATTGAAAGTAGAATTAGATGAAGCTTTCAAAGATGTACCTTATTTGTTTATTTCATCGGTTGCTCAACAAGGATTAACAGAATTGAAAGATAAACTTTGGAAAATGTTAAATGAGTAA
- a CDS encoding hemolysin family protein produces the protein MELLIILFLIILNGLFSMSEIALISARKSRLETSAKKGNSSAQIALDLANSPNKFLSTVQIGITLIGILTGIFSGDKITADVETFVLSFEILKPYAHSIAVGIVVVVLTFFSLVLGELLPKRIGLNYPESIAKSVAMPMKIVSIITAPFIWLLTHSTEFLLNVLQIKPTADGKVTEEEIKAIIKEGTEVGEVQEIEQDIVERVFHIGDRKVNSLMTHRKSVVLLPLEADKKQVKEFMLQELHSFYPVYKDSIDEIVGVVSLKNIFANIEKKNFNLEAILTEAPYMMEHTTAYNALENFKKTGVHYAIIADEYGIFQGIITLNDILEALVGNASDFYKEDFQLIEREDGSWLVDGHYSLHDFLTYFDLDELLSDYEVTTVSGLIMTELSRIPKQGEKFIWHKFEFEVIDMDGVKIDKVLIKAIK, from the coding sequence ATGGAACTATTAATTATTCTTTTTTTGATTATCCTTAACGGGCTTTTTTCGATGTCGGAAATAGCTTTGATTTCGGCTAGAAAATCAAGACTGGAAACTTCAGCAAAAAAAGGAAATAGTAGTGCGCAAATAGCGCTAGATTTGGCCAATTCGCCTAATAAATTTTTATCGACGGTTCAAATAGGGATTACACTTATAGGTATCTTGACGGGTATTTTTAGTGGTGATAAAATTACAGCAGATGTTGAAACATTTGTTTTAAGTTTTGAAATTTTAAAGCCCTATGCGCATTCGATAGCAGTAGGTATTGTTGTTGTGGTTTTAACTTTTTTCTCTTTGGTTTTAGGAGAATTATTACCTAAAAGAATCGGCTTGAATTATCCAGAATCCATTGCTAAATCGGTAGCAATGCCAATGAAAATTGTTTCTATTATTACAGCGCCATTTATTTGGTTGTTGACACATTCAACAGAATTTTTATTGAATGTACTGCAAATTAAACCAACTGCGGATGGCAAAGTAACGGAAGAAGAAATCAAAGCGATTATCAAAGAAGGGACAGAAGTAGGTGAAGTTCAAGAAATAGAACAAGATATTGTGGAGCGTGTATTTCACATTGGAGACCGAAAAGTGAACTCTTTAATGACGCATAGAAAATCGGTAGTGTTATTGCCGTTAGAAGCTGATAAAAAGCAGGTTAAAGAATTTATGCTCCAGGAATTACATTCCTTTTATCCCGTATATAAGGATAGTATTGATGAAATTGTGGGAGTAGTGAGTTTGAAAAATATATTTGCCAATATTGAAAAAAAGAACTTCAATCTGGAAGCTATTTTGACTGAAGCACCTTATATGATGGAGCATACCACGGCCTATAATGCCTTGGAAAACTTCAAGAAAACGGGTGTTCATTATGCTATAATAGCTGATGAATATGGTATTTTTCAAGGAATAATTACCTTGAATGATATTTTAGAGGCTTTAGTGGGGAATGCCTCGGATTTTTATAAAGAGGATTTTCAATTAATTGAAAGAGAGGATGGAAGTTGGTTAGTCGATGGACATTATTCCTTACATGATTTCTTGACCTATTTTGATTTGGACGAATTGTTGAGTGATTATGAGGTAACGACTGTGAGTGGATTAATTATGACCGAATTGTCACGTATCCCTAAACAAGGGGAAAAGTTTATTTGGCATAAATTTGAATTTGAAGTTATCGATATGGATGGTGTAAAAATCGATAAGGTTTTAATAAAAGCAATTAAATAA
- a CDS encoding adenylate kinase, translating to MTNIVLFGKPGAGKGTQAEFLKEKYNLTHLSTGDIFRFNIKNETELGKLAQTFINNGELVPDEVTIKMLQSEVEANPDSAGFLFDGFPRTIAQAQALDAFLATKNEIITATVALEADDEVLVARLLERGKTSGRADDQDEEKIRNRYQEYNEKTAPLIGFYKEQNKFHAVNGIGSIAEITERLSNVIDNL from the coding sequence ATGACTAACATTGTTTTATTTGGGAAACCAGGAGCTGGAAAAGGAACTCAAGCTGAGTTTTTAAAAGAAAAATACAACTTGACACATCTTTCAACAGGTGATATTTTTAGATTTAATATCAAAAATGAAACAGAACTAGGGAAATTAGCGCAAACTTTCATTAACAATGGAGAGTTAGTTCCTGATGAAGTGACCATAAAAATGTTGCAAAGTGAAGTAGAAGCTAATCCGGATTCAGCAGGTTTTTTATTTGATGGATTTCCAAGAACAATTGCTCAGGCTCAGGCTTTAGATGCTTTCTTGGCTACAAAAAATGAAATAATTACTGCTACTGTTGCTTTAGAAGCTGATGATGAGGTTCTTGTGGCTCGTTTGTTAGAGAGAGGTAAAACTTCTGGAAGAGCAGATGATCAAGACGAAGAGAAAATTCGTAACAGATACCAAGAATACAATGAAAAAACAGCTCCGCTTATTGGTTTTTACAAAGAACAAAATAAATTTCACGCTGTAAACGGTATTGGTTCAATTGCTGAAATTACCGAGCGTTTAAGTAATGTAATTGACAATTTATAA
- a CDS encoding 5-(carboxyamino)imidazole ribonucleotide synthase — MNYFSSDFKLGILGGGQLGKMLLFDTRKFDIQTYVLDPSEEAPCRIACNHFFQGDLMDFDTVYEFGKKVDVLTFEIELVNLEALEKLESEGLKVYPSPKTLRSIQNKGRQKDFYTQNNIPTAPYKRFNDLENLKSEIVNQQSTIQLPFVWKCTEFGYDGNGVKIIRQVADLDSLPNVECIAEEMIPFKNELAVIVCRNPSGEIKTYPVVEMEFHPEANQVEYVICPARIDDAVAEKARAIALNVSQNFNHVGLLAVEMFQTEDDDVIVNEVAPRPHNSGHYSIEASYTSQFENHLRAILDLPLGDTDSKVAGIMVNLVGEEGYSGNVVYQNIEKILGWNGVTPHIYGKKQTRPFRKMGHVTIVNENMTEARKIAENVKNTIRVISE, encoded by the coding sequence ATGAATTATTTTTCTTCTGATTTTAAATTAGGAATTCTAGGAGGCGGACAATTAGGAAAAATGCTCTTATTTGACACTAGAAAATTTGACATACAAACTTATGTTCTGGATCCAAGCGAAGAAGCACCTTGCCGAATAGCTTGCAACCATTTTTTCCAAGGTGACTTAATGGATTTTGACACCGTTTATGAATTTGGAAAAAAAGTAGATGTCTTGACTTTCGAAATCGAATTGGTGAACCTAGAAGCTTTAGAAAAATTAGAAAGCGAAGGTTTAAAAGTATATCCTTCTCCAAAAACATTGAGAAGTATACAAAACAAAGGAAGACAGAAAGATTTTTATACTCAAAATAATATCCCAACTGCTCCTTACAAACGTTTTAACGATTTAGAAAATCTAAAATCAGAAATCGTTAATCAACAATCAACAATCCAATTGCCATTCGTTTGGAAATGCACTGAATTTGGTTACGATGGAAATGGTGTTAAAATCATCCGTCAAGTTGCTGATTTAGACAGTTTGCCAAATGTAGAATGTATTGCAGAGGAAATGATTCCTTTCAAAAATGAATTAGCGGTTATTGTTTGTCGCAATCCTTCTGGAGAAATCAAAACGTATCCTGTGGTAGAAATGGAATTCCATCCGGAAGCCAATCAGGTAGAATATGTAATTTGCCCGGCTCGTATTGATGATGCTGTTGCCGAAAAAGCCAGAGCCATTGCATTGAATGTTTCTCAAAACTTCAACCATGTAGGTCTTTTGGCGGTGGAAATGTTCCAAACTGAGGACGACGACGTTATTGTAAACGAAGTGGCTCCACGCCCACACAACTCAGGTCATTATTCTATCGAAGCGAGTTATACTTCACAATTTGAAAACCATTTACGTGCTATTTTAGACTTACCATTAGGTGATACTGACAGCAAAGTTGCCGGAATTATGGTAAATTTAGTAGGTGAAGAAGGTTACTCAGGAAATGTGGTGTACCAAAATATCGAGAAAATATTAGGTTGGAATGGTGTTACGCCACATATTTATGGTAAAAAACAAACGCGTCCGTTTAGAAAAATGGGACACGTAACCATTGTCAACGAAAACATGACCGAAGCTAGAAAAATTGCCGAGAATGTTAAGAATACGATTAGAGTGATTAGTGAATAA
- the purE gene encoding 5-(carboxyamino)imidazole ribonucleotide mutase, which produces MKVAVIMGSISDMPVMQDAINILKEFGIETEVDIVSAHRTPEKLFDFSNNAHKRGIAVIIAGAGGAAHLPGMVASMSPLPVIGVPVKSSNSIDGWDSVLSILQMPGGVPVATVALNGAKNAGILAAQIIGSANADVLNKIVAYKLGLKEAVIKASESLK; this is translated from the coding sequence ATGAAAGTAGCCGTAATTATGGGAAGCATCTCTGATATGCCAGTGATGCAAGATGCCATCAACATATTAAAAGAATTTGGAATCGAAACCGAAGTAGATATTGTTTCGGCTCACAGAACACCAGAGAAATTATTTGATTTCAGCAACAACGCTCATAAAAGAGGCATAGCTGTAATTATCGCTGGTGCTGGTGGAGCAGCTCATTTACCTGGAATGGTGGCTTCGATGTCGCCGCTTCCTGTAATTGGAGTTCCTGTAAAATCAAGCAACTCTATCGATGGTTGGGATTCAGTTTTATCCATTTTACAAATGCCGGGTGGAGTTCCTGTTGCAACTGTAGCTTTAAACGGTGCAAAAAATGCCGGAATCTTAGCAGCACAAATCATCGGAAGCGCGAATGCTGATGTATTAAACAAAATTGTTGCTTACAAACTAGGTTTGAAAGAAGCTGTTATTAAAGCTTCTGAAAGTCTTAAATAA